The following proteins are co-located in the Gigantopelta aegis isolate Gae_Host chromosome 5, Gae_host_genome, whole genome shotgun sequence genome:
- the LOC121373042 gene encoding allatostatin-A receptor-like yields the protein MNGDLSDFTTATDAIEEGANLSTDTGGWPYFHLSGQEYWVIVLIVVSFGLVGNVFSFLLMSDGQFSLLSYPVYLKALALSDSVQMIIKVVEETELTFGYTHVSHLNNIICKLWQYVRYSTMMLSPWLVVGLSLDRLVCVLFPITRDRFCTKKKALVICSCLALVFAVVMLPVLTSLRVEGGLCGGRRVSDALIALFIAIRLVLSSTLPCLLIFILNVAIIVRIRRSATFRKTFTPSSARSNQDSSTRPLVLVSVIAFLTLLPFSIAECVQVLLSLTQIDLKALLLTMELWPLFHLIYMLNFGLNFYILVSSSANYRKILAAKIRCSHCKPKTQMLQRNMSTNPQNATVTTSLADVPTATAELSK from the coding sequence ATGAACGGAGATCTGTCCGATTTTACTACGGCTACCGATGCTATTGAAGAAGGGGCGAACTTAAGCACAGATACTGGTGGCTGGCCTTATTTTCATTTATCAGGACAGGAATACTGGGTAATTGTTTTGATCGTTGTTTCGTTTGGCTTGGTTGGAAACGTCTTTTCCTTCTTGCTGATGAGCGACGGCCAATTTTCTCTCCTGTCCTACCCAGTTTATTTGAAAGCGCTCGCCCTGTCCGACAGCGTCCAAATGATTATAAAGGTTGTCGAGGAGACCGAGCTGACGTTTGGTTATACTCACGTCAGTCATTTAAACAACATCATCTGCAAGCTTTGGCAATACGTCAGATACAGCACTATGATGCTGTCGCCATGGTTGGTGGTTGGACTCAGTCTTGACCGGCTCGTCTGCGTGCTGTTCCCGATTACACGTGACCGGTTCTGCACCAAGAAGAAGGCTTTGGTCATCTGCTCCTGCCTCGCTCTGGTGTTCGCGGTGGTCATGCTCCCAGTCCTGACCAGTCTTAGAGTGGAGGGGGGTCTGTGCGGGGGACGTCGTGTGTCAGATGCGCTGATCGCTTTGTTCATCGCCATCCGCTTGGTTCTGTCGTCGACTCTCCCCTGCCTGCTCATCTTCATCCTCAACGTCGCCATTATCGTCCGGATTCGACGCAGCGCCACCTTTCGGAAGACGTTTACACCGAGTTCCGCTCGAAGCAACCAAGACAGCTCGACGCGCCCTCTGGTGTTGGTCTCGGTCATTGCATTCCTGACTCTCCTGCCTTTCTCCATCGCAGAATGTGTTCAGGTTCTACTCAGCTTAACCCAGATTGATCTAAAAGCTTTGCTTCTCACCATGGAATTGTGGCCGCTCTTTCATCTCATATACATGCTCAACTTCGGACTGAATTTCTACATCCTCGTCAGCAGCTCGGCCAACTACAGAAAGATTCTCGCCGCTAAAATTAGATGCTCGCATTGCAAACCGAAAACGCAGATGCTTCAACGGAACATGAGTACGAATCCGCAAAATGCGACTGTTACTACGTCTTTAGCTGACGTACCCACCGCCACAGCTGAACTtagtaaatga